TGAACCTGCCCCGTGAGCTGCACGAACAGCCCTGGCCGGAGCTGGACTTCCTCGGCTGGCGCGACCCGCAGGCCCCGGACCGGGCCTACCTGGTCACCGAGCTGGAGGGCCGCCCGCAGGCCGTCGTCCTGCGGTCCTCCTCCGGCGCGTCCTGGCAGCCGCGCCGCAGCATCTGCTCGCTGTGCGTCACCACCCACACCGGCGGGGTCTCGCTGCTGGTGGCCCCGCTGGCCGGTCCCGCCGGGCGGCAGGGCAACTCGGTCGGTGCGTACATGTGCAGCGACCTGGCCTGTTCGCTGTACGTCCGCGGCCTGCGCGAGACCGGCACCAAGCTCCACGAGTCGCTGACGCTGGAGCAGCGGATCGAGCGGATGCGCGGCAACCTGGCCGCCTTCCTGGCGAAGGTGCGCGGGGAGGCCGCGGCGGGCTGAAGCCCCGCCGGGGGTGCGCGGCCGGGCTCAGGGGAGTTCGACGGAGAGCTGGGTGCCCAGTTCGCGGAAGCCGACCCGGGCGGCGACCCGGCGGGAGGCCGGGACGCGGGCGCGCCACTGGGGAAGCAGCCCGGCGGCGAGGGCGAGGGCGTGGGCGGCGGCGGCCGTCGCGGCGGCGCGGGCCAGGCCCCGGCCGCGGGCCGCCGGGTCGGTCAGCACGCTGAACTGGGCGGTCTCGAACGGCCAGGCGCGGTAACCGCAGGCGGCCAGGACGCGACCGTCCCGGAGGACGGCGAACGCGGGCGAGGTGATCTCGCCGAGCGCGGCCTCGTCGCGTTCCGCAGCCGATACCCGGGCCTCCAGGGCGCGCAACTCCTGGTGTTCGCTCGGGAGTTCGCGGACGGGTGGGTGCCGGGCCGCCGACGCGAGGTCGATCGGGGCGAGGTAGGCGAGCGCGGCGGGGCCGAGCACCCGGCCGACCGGCAGGGTGGTGCGCAGCCGGTCGGCGTCCCACCCGGCCTCCGGGCAGGACCGCAGCGCGGCGCGGAGCAGTTCGGCGCGCCGGGCATCCGGGGCGGTCGCCAGCACCGCGCCGCCCAGCGTCAGCAGGCCGGTCCAACCCGGCGGGCACAGGCCGGAGTTCGGCGACACCACGACGCTCGCGGCACCCGGCGCGGGGAAGGCCGCGGGCACGTCGGCCAGCCCCGTCCAGAGGCGGGACGCCCGGTGGAGCAGGTGGTCGTCGGTCATCGCCCGATTCTGGCAGCGCGGTCGGCTCCGCCGCACCGGGATTGCGGACGGGGGCGGGGGGAGTCGGCGGGTGTGGCGGTCGGTCCTGGCCTGGTTCCGGCAGTGCCGTCGGCTCCGCCGCACCGGGATTCCGGGCCGGGGGCGGGGTGGCGGGGCGAGGCTCAGTGGCCGCCCTTCGGGAGTTGGCAGCCGCCCTCCAGGTACGGACCGTGCACCTCGATGTGCGGCGGGTCGGACAGCACGCCCGTCAGGCAGGGGCCGAGCTGCGGGACGGAGAAGGTGAAGTGCACGCCGTCGCCGCCCTGGTCGACGGTGGCGTCCGGGTAGCCGAGGCGGGTGAGCAGGGCCTTGGCCTGCTCGGGGCCGGTCGGGGGCTGTGCGGCGGCCTCGGCGGCGAGGCGGGCGGCGTGCGCCTCGCCGCGGCACTGGGCGGCGGGGTTCAGCGCGGCCGTCCGCAGGTAGGCGTGGTTCTCGGCGTACTTGGGGTTCTCGGGCTGGGGGCCGGACGACGGGGTGTCCACCGGTGACGGCTGCGCGGTGGGCTTCCCCGCGCAGGTCCTCGCGACGCTCGGGAACGCCCGGTCGTGGTCGGCCACCGCCTGTGCGTACTGCTGCTCGTACGCCTGCCGGGCCGCCTGCGCGGCGTCCGGCGAACCGGCGGCGGCGCCCGCGGTGGAGCCGGAACCCGCAGTGGACCCGGAGCCGGGGGAGCCGGAGCTGTGGGTGGAGCCGCAGCCGGCGAGCAGGGTGCCCGCGGCGAGCACGGTGGCGGCCACGGCCAGGGCGGGACGTTTCACGGTGGGGCGCTCCGGTCGGCAGGGACGGGCCCCGGCGGCCCGTCGCGCCGATCATCATTCCGTATGCGGTGGACCGGTGGCCTGAGTACCCGTACTCAGGCCCGGGACGCGCGGGGCAGCAAGGGCGTTCCGGTTCGGGTCAGTTGGAGGCGGCCGTGGTCAAGGCAGTCGGAGGACCGCGCGGAAGGCCGGCAGGTGGTCGGCGAGGAAGGCGTCCACCGTGCGGGCGGGGCGGCCGAGCAGGTCGGGGACGGCGGTGGTCACCCCGGCCAGCGAGCCCGCGGCGACCTGGCGCAGCAGTTCGGCCAGGCCCGCGGTGAAGCCGGCCGGGAGGCCCTGGGCGGCCAGTGCGGCGGAGACCTCGTCCGGGGTGAGGGGCGCGAGGCCGACCGTCCGGCCCAGGGCGTGCGAGATCCGGGTGGCCAGCTCCCGGTCGGTGACGGCCTCCGGCCCGGTCAGGACGAAGGACTCGCCGGGGCGCGGCGGCCCCGTCAGCAGGACCTCCGCACACTCGGCGATGTCCCGGCAGTCGATGTGCGAGACGGGCGCGCCGCCGTAGCGGCCGACCAGGCGCCCGTCGGGGGTGAACGTGCCCGGGGCCAGCAGGTTCTGCAGGAAGCCGGAGGGTTGCAGGAGCGTCCAGGCGACCGGGCCGGACTCGGCGAGGCGGCGGTCGAGCACGCCGTGCGCGCCCCCGGCGAGCGGGCGGCCGGGCGCGGCGTGCCACACCGAGACCTTCACCACCCGTTCGACGCCCGCCGCCGCGGCCGCGTCGATGACGGAGCCGAGCCGGCGGACCATCGGCTGCTCCCCGTCCACCGGCACCGCGCCGGGCCCGTTCAGGAACAGTCGGTCGACGCCGTCGAACGCGGCGGTGAGCGAGCCCGGATCGGCGAAGTCGCCTACGGCGTACGCGCAGCCCAGGGCGCGGCCCTTGGCCTCGTCCCGGACCAGGGCGCGGAACTCGGCGTCCCGGTCGGCGAGTCGGCGGACCAGGTGGCGGCCGATCGAGCCGGTGGCTCCGGTCAGCAGGATCACGGCGGGTTCTCCCCTGTCTGGTGTTCCGTGGCGCGGCGGACGGCGCGCCGATAAGCTGAGGCATCCTCGATTTCGAGGTAAGTCGAGGATGCCTCGACTTGACCGCCGACCGCAAGAGCCGATGTGCAGGGGGCGGCCACCAGGGCCGATCGCAGGAACCGACCGCGAGGGCCGGCCGCAAGGGCCCGGCCGGGAAAGGGAGATGACGTGACCGAGACCGTCCGCCGCCGTCCGCGCGCCGACGCGCGGCGCAACCGCGAGCGGCTGCTCGCCGAGGCCGACGCCGTCTTCCGGGAGGAGGGCACCGGCGCCTCGCTGGAGCGGGTGGCCCGCCGCGCCGGGGTGGCCATCGGCACGCTCTACGGCCACTTCCCGACCCGCGCCGCGCTGATCGCCGCGCTGCTGGACGCGCGCAACCAGGAGCTGTTCGCGCACGGGGACGGACTCGCCGAGCACCCCGACCCGGCCCGGGCGCTGGCCGACTGGGTCCGCGCGGTGGTCCGGCACGCCGCCGCCTACCAGGGCCTGGCCGCCACGCTGGCCGCCCGTTCCGACGAACTCCAGGACTCCTGCCACCGGTTGACGGCCATCGGCGACCGCCTGGTCGACCGGGCCCGCCGGGCGGGCGCCCTGCGCGGCGACACCACGGGCGCGGACGTGTTCACCCTGATGAACGCCGCCGCCTGGGCCCGCGAGCACGACACCGAGGACCAGGCCGACCGGCTGCTCGACCTCGCGCTGGCGGGGATGATCGCGCGGTGACGCGGGGGCGGGGGCGGGGGCGGGGGCGGAAGGTGGACGGGGTGGACGGGCGGCGGCCACGGCGGCGCCGGGGCCGGTGAGTTCGCGCGGGTGTTCAACGGTGACGGAACTTTCAACACATTCACCGGTCATATGACTGGATGGTGGGCGTACTGATTGGGCACTGTGGTGGCGGGCCGGACGTCGGCCGCGCCGAGGGGAGTCGGTGCGGGGCCGGGCGTGGTGCGGCCCGTACCGGATCGGCCCTCTCGCTGCTGCGGAGCGTGCAGTCATGCCCGTGTCGGTTCACATGTTTCCAGGCCAGGGGGACTTCCCCGTGCGGACGCTGTACCGGGCCGCCGCCCGGGACGGTGCCCTGCGCCGCGCGCTGCGGGCCGTCTACGAGGAGATCGACGCCACCGTCGCGACCGCCGCCGCCACCGTCGATGATCCCGCCGTCGATGACGCCGCCCCGCTTCCGGCACCCCCGCACCCGCCCCCGTCCCCCCGCCGGCCGCCCTGCTGCTCGGCGAACACCCGCCCGGCGGGAGGGAGTTGGCCGAGGGCCCGGTCGGCCTCCAGCAACTGGCCCACTACGGTGCGGCGGTGGCCTGGCAGCGGGTCCTGACCGAGCGGTACGGGCCGCCCGACGCGCTGCTGGCCGTCAGCTTCGGGGAACTCGCCGCGCTGACCGCCGCCGGTGCCTGGACGGTCGGGGCCGGCGCGCGCGCCGCGTACGGCTTGGCCCGGGTGCTGGCCCGGACGCCCGGCGGGCTGACCCTGATCGGCTGCGGGGAGCCGCGGGCGGCCGCGCTGGCCGCCCGCGCCGGGGGCGGCCGGGTCGCCGTCGGCTGCGTCAACAGCCCCGGGGAGTGCGTGCTCGTCGGGCCGGTCGACCGGCTGACCGCCGTCGAGCGGCTCGCCGCCGAGCAGGGCGTCACCGCGGTCCGGCTGCGCCTGCCCTTCACCTCGCACCACCCGGAACTCGACCGGCAACGGCGGCAGTTCG
This is a stretch of genomic DNA from Kitasatospora fiedleri. It encodes these proteins:
- a CDS encoding acyltransferase domain-containing protein translates to MAEGPVGLQQLAHYGAAVAWQRVLTERYGPPDALLAVSFGELAALTAAGAWTVGAGARAAYGLARVLARTPGGLTLIGCGEPRAAALAARAGGGRVAVGCVNSPGECVLVGPVDRLTAVERLAAEQGVTAVRLRLPFTSHHPELDRQRRQFEEILRGGPAIGEPAVPVYSAVAGRRYTPADDLAARAADCLVRPAHLPGPSPCSPPTATPTTARPVRAAR
- a CDS encoding FBP domain-containing protein encodes the protein MRELTDPEIRAAFLNCSKGEAKRLNLPRELHEQPWPELDFLGWRDPQAPDRAYLVTELEGRPQAVVLRSSSGASWQPRRSICSLCVTTHTGGVSLLVAPLAGPAGRQGNSVGAYMCSDLACSLYVRGLRETGTKLHESLTLEQRIERMRGNLAAFLAKVRGEAAAG
- a CDS encoding TetR/AcrR family transcriptional regulator yields the protein MTETVRRRPRADARRNRERLLAEADAVFREEGTGASLERVARRAGVAIGTLYGHFPTRAALIAALLDARNQELFAHGDGLAEHPDPARALADWVRAVVRHAAAYQGLAATLAARSDELQDSCHRLTAIGDRLVDRARRAGALRGDTTGADVFTLMNAAAWAREHDTEDQADRLLDLALAGMIAR
- a CDS encoding GNAT family N-acetyltransferase codes for the protein MTDDHLLHRASRLWTGLADVPAAFPAPGAASVVVSPNSGLCPPGWTGLLTLGGAVLATAPDARRAELLRAALRSCPEAGWDADRLRTTLPVGRVLGPAALAYLAPIDLASAARHPPVRELPSEHQELRALEARVSAAERDEAALGEITSPAFAVLRDGRVLAACGYRAWPFETAQFSVLTDPAARGRGLARAAATAAAAHALALAAGLLPQWRARVPASRRVAARVGFRELGTQLSVELP
- a CDS encoding NAD(P)H-binding protein, producing the protein MILLTGATGSIGRHLVRRLADRDAEFRALVRDEAKGRALGCAYAVGDFADPGSLTAAFDGVDRLFLNGPGAVPVDGEQPMVRRLGSVIDAAAAAGVERVVKVSVWHAAPGRPLAGGAHGVLDRRLAESGPVAWTLLQPSGFLQNLLAPGTFTPDGRLVGRYGGAPVSHIDCRDIAECAEVLLTGPPRPGESFVLTGPEAVTDRELATRISHALGRTVGLAPLTPDEVSAALAAQGLPAGFTAGLAELLRQVAAGSLAGVTTAVPDLLGRPARTVDAFLADHLPAFRAVLRLP